The Anabaena sp. WA102 genome contains a region encoding:
- a CDS encoding PEP-CTERM sorting domain-containing protein produces the protein MAISAPAYSINFVNLNTFDPLGDVTSNNTVIYSGSSNQVQTGGGTGSFEELLGINATDLDAAIPNNYYGSAIKSTFSNINPGDVFSFNWNFTSTDQDQAFVTIANNIQPLTGNNGTYSYAFTSPGSYNIGIGVVDVDDSTGQSTLTLSNAQIQAVPWETDTLPILGSTILFGIGVWAKRKYTGNSKS, from the coding sequence ATGGCAATCTCTGCCCCTGCTTACTCTATTAACTTCGTTAATTTAAACACCTTTGACCCCCTTGGAGATGTTACTAGTAACAACACAGTTATTTACTCAGGTTCATCGAATCAAGTTCAAACGGGTGGTGGTACTGGTAGTTTCGAGGAATTGCTAGGTATCAATGCGACCGATTTGGACGCTGCTATCCCGAACAATTATTATGGTTCAGCTATTAAAAGTACCTTTAGTAACATCAACCCTGGAGATGTGTTTAGCTTCAACTGGAATTTCACAAGCACAGATCAAGATCAAGCTTTTGTAACGATTGCCAATAATATTCAACCCTTAACTGGTAATAATGGTACTTATAGCTATGCCTTCACTTCACCGGGAAGTTATAATATCGGTATTGGAGTTGTTGACGTTGATGATTCAACAGGTCAATCAACTCTCACCCTAAGTAATGCTCAAATTCAGGCTGTTCCTTGGGAAACTGATACCCTACCAATATTAGGTAGTACAATTCTTTTTGGTATTGGTGTTTGGGCTAAACGTAAATACACTGGCAATTCCAAATCTTGA
- the hpf gene encoding ribosome hibernation-promoting factor, HPF/YfiA family produces MKLVIHGKNIEITDAIREYVHQKIEKAVSHFQNITNEVDVHLSVARNPRISTKQAAEVTIYANGSVIRAEESSESLYASIDLVADKIARQLRKYKEKRQDHKTQPISTNEVVAPETVAADLIGDRTAELPEEVVRTKYFSMPPMTLAEAQEQLQLVGHDFYMFHNAETGEINVIYERNHGGYGVIQPRNNGYSNNRNGKSANVNVAVAEKSHSK; encoded by the coding sequence ATGAAGCTTGTCATCCACGGTAAAAATATTGAAATCACTGATGCAATTCGTGAATATGTGCATCAAAAGATTGAAAAAGCAGTTAGTCACTTCCAGAACATCACCAATGAAGTGGATGTCCATTTAAGCGTAGCTCGCAATCCCCGAATAAGTACGAAGCAAGCAGCAGAAGTAACTATTTATGCTAATGGTAGTGTTATCCGTGCGGAGGAAAGCAGCGAAAGCTTATATGCAAGTATTGACCTAGTTGCAGATAAAATTGCTCGGCAATTGCGGAAATATAAGGAAAAAAGGCAGGATCATAAAACTCAACCTATATCAACTAACGAAGTAGTAGCACCAGAAACTGTTGCAGCGGATTTAATAGGCGATCGCACCGCTGAATTACCCGAAGAGGTTGTTCGTACCAAATACTTCTCTATGCCGCCAATGACATTAGCTGAAGCGCAGGAACAACTGCAACTGGTGGGTCATGACTTTTATATGTTTCATAATGCCGAAACAGGTGAGATTAACGTCATTTATGAACGTAATCACGGCGGTTATGGAGTGATTCAACCCCGCAATAACGGTTATTCCAACAACAGAAATGGCAAATCTGCTAATGTTAATGTTGCTGTAGCAGAAAAATCTCACTCCAAATAA
- a CDS encoding peroxiredoxin, with protein sequence MSIKVGDTAPNFSLPAQNGKNVSLGDFRGQKSVVLYFYPKDDTPGCTVESCAFRDQYEVFQSAGAEVIGVSGDSRESHQRFANKYNLPFTLLSDQGDKVRKQYGATAVFGFIPGRVTYLIDQNGIVQYVFDSMLNFKGHVEEALKTLQQLAA encoded by the coding sequence ATGTCTATCAAAGTTGGAGATACCGCTCCTAATTTTAGTCTACCTGCCCAAAATGGCAAAAATGTCAGTTTGGGAGATTTTCGGGGTCAAAAATCCGTTGTCCTCTATTTTTATCCCAAGGATGATACACCAGGATGCACTGTAGAATCTTGCGCTTTTCGAGATCAATATGAAGTGTTTCAATCCGCTGGTGCTGAAGTTATTGGTGTGAGTGGTGACTCTAGGGAATCTCATCAAAGGTTTGCAAATAAATACAATTTACCTTTTACACTTTTAAGTGATCAAGGTGATAAAGTCCGAAAACAATATGGCGCAACTGCCGTTTTTGGTTTTATTCCCGGTCGAGTTACATACCTAATTGACCAAAATGGTATTGTTCAATATGTATTTGATTCTATGTTGAACTTTAAAGGCCACGTTGAAGAAGCATTAAAAACCCTGCAACAACTAGCAGCATAA
- the lipB gene encoding lipoyl(octanoyl) transferase LipB: protein MIPSTQLTPYRCLLYNVGVMPYETAHQWQRSLVAERIHNPELDDVLILLEHPPVYTLGTGANPEFIKFNLDKSAYDVHRIERGGEVTYHCPGQLVGYPILNLRHYRQDLHWYLRQLEEVLIRVLANYDLKGERIPGFTGVWLEGYKIAAIGIKVSKWITMHGFSLNVCPDMTGFKQIIPCGLVDKPVSSLAAWIPDITCNQVRHSINQCFAEVFDVTIKNSGRC from the coding sequence ATGATTCCTAGCACTCAATTAACCCCGTACCGTTGTTTACTATATAATGTTGGCGTAATGCCTTATGAAACCGCTCATCAGTGGCAGCGATCGCTAGTTGCAGAGCGTATTCACAACCCAGAACTAGATGATGTCCTAATTTTACTAGAACATCCCCCCGTTTACACCTTAGGGACAGGAGCAAACCCAGAATTTATAAAATTTAATCTTGACAAAAGTGCTTATGACGTGCATCGCATTGAAAGAGGTGGCGAAGTCACATATCATTGTCCAGGACAATTGGTAGGTTATCCCATTTTAAACTTGCGTCATTACCGCCAAGACCTCCATTGGTACTTGCGTCAACTTGAGGAAGTATTAATTCGCGTTTTAGCAAATTACGACTTAAAGGGAGAACGGATTCCTGGTTTTACCGGAGTTTGGCTAGAAGGATACAAAATTGCCGCCATCGGCATAAAAGTGAGTAAATGGATTACTATGCACGGCTTTTCCTTAAATGTATGTCCAGACATGACAGGATTCAAGCAAATTATTCCTTGTGGCCTTGTTGATAAACCAGTCAGCAGTTTAGCCGCATGGATTCCCGACATTACCTGTAACCAAGTCCGACATTCTATAAATCAATGTTTTGCAGAAGTATTTGACGTGACCATAAAAAATTCAGGGCGTTGCTGA
- the msrA gene encoding peptide-methionine (S)-S-oxide reductase MsrA: MGIFGFGKKSTIPTPEQALPGRAEVMRVPAQHYVNKNPLKAPFPPGLETAIFGLGCFWGAERKFWQQEGVYTTAVGYGAGYTSNPTYQEVCSGMTGHNEVVLVVFDPKIITYSQLLKVFWESHNPTQGMRQGNDAGTQYRSGIYVYSQEQKQLAEASKNAYQAALSGAGYGKITTEILDAPEFYYAEEYHQQYLAKNPGGYCGLGGTNVACPGIPEAQVGLLIQNMTLPHAEAQSRRE; the protein is encoded by the coding sequence ATGGGAATATTCGGATTTGGTAAAAAGTCAACTATACCTACACCAGAGCAAGCCTTACCAGGACGGGCAGAAGTAATGCGAGTACCCGCACAACATTACGTTAATAAAAATCCTCTAAAAGCGCCTTTTCCCCCAGGCTTAGAAACCGCCATATTTGGTTTAGGCTGTTTTTGGGGAGCAGAACGCAAATTTTGGCAACAAGAAGGAGTTTACACCACTGCGGTAGGTTATGGGGCTGGTTACACATCCAACCCCACCTATCAAGAAGTATGTAGTGGCATGACGGGTCACAATGAAGTAGTATTAGTTGTATTCGACCCCAAAATTATTACTTATTCCCAACTGTTGAAAGTGTTCTGGGAAAGCCACAACCCCACCCAAGGAATGCGTCAAGGTAATGATGCCGGTACTCAATACCGCTCAGGAATTTACGTTTATTCACAAGAGCAAAAACAACTAGCGGAAGCATCAAAGAACGCTTATCAAGCAGCCCTCAGCGGCGCTGGGTATGGTAAAATTACCACAGAAATCTTAGATGCACCTGAATTTTATTATGCTGAAGAATACCATCAGCAATATTTAGCCAAAAACCCCGGTGGTTATTGTGGTTTAGGTGGTACTAACGTAGCTTGTCCAGGTATTCCTGAAGCTCAGGTAGGGTTGCTGATTCAGAATATGACTTTACCTCACGCAGAGGCGCAGAGTCGCAGAGAGTAA
- a CDS encoding cadherin domain-containing protein, with product MAFSIKIQLFADNDGLISDAVDSVIAGNRFYAQILVGDFRSDAVGLIGFLSSIQWNPSILESLDDPFNPDEVITSNFPAVFGGTLDNTVGRIGDLEAGALPAFDLGQAIGVNNLEPFATLHFLAKADVTASDFVLIPNLSGLAFTDDYVNNAPLIPTPGAFLENSNNIILTVSDPNPEDTVTFAITGGVDQSLFTLDPTTGQLTFNSIPDFENPIDSNQDNIYEVQITAHDNFGEPATTTLRGLTVSALNIQVTNVNETPTNLTLSNTNINENVAPLTVIGNFSTTDVDAGNTFTYTLISGAGDTDNNLFTISSNQLKINASPDFETKSSYSILVKTTDQGGLSYEKQLTLNVNDLNEPPTSLTLSNNSINENVDLLTVIGDFSATDPDAGNTLFTYSLVNGAGDTDNNVFTISSNQLKINASPDFETKNSYNIRVQTTDQGGLSYEKQLTIGVNNVNETPTNLILSNTSVNENVASLTVVGDFSTTDVDAVNTFSYSLVAGAGDTDNNVFTISSNQLKINASPDFETKNSYNIRVQTTDQGGLSYEKQLTIGVNNVNETPTNLILSNTSVNENVASLTVIGDFSTTDVDTGNTFSYSLVTGAGDTDNNVFTISSNQLKINASPDFETKNSYNIRVKTTDQGGLSYEKQLNININDLNEIIGNPSINNGRNPIVGTAVSDYIIGGPGAKTITGGAGNDLFVFTDLRDVGQRITDFTVGADKIVLTKLLGSINYNGTNPIADKYIRFVNGTGSNTGSTFLQIDRDGISGSAIFKNFLQVDNITSTQLNNVGNFVF from the coding sequence ATTACCTCAAACTTTCCCGCCGTTTTTGGTGGTACTTTAGATAACACTGTTGGGCGGATTGGCGATTTAGAAGCGGGTGCTTTACCTGCATTTGATTTGGGTCAAGCAATAGGTGTTAATAACCTCGAACCCTTTGCTACTCTCCATTTCTTAGCCAAAGCAGATGTTACCGCTTCAGATTTTGTCCTGATTCCTAATCTATCGGGCTTGGCTTTTACCGATGATTATGTAAATAATGCACCCCTGATTCCCACCCCAGGGGCTTTTCTAGAAAATAGTAATAATATTATTCTCACAGTTTCTGACCCTAATCCAGAAGATACTGTAACCTTTGCTATTACAGGGGGAGTGGATCAATCTTTATTTACTCTTGATCCTACAACGGGTCAACTCACGTTTAATAGTATTCCTGATTTTGAAAATCCCATTGATAGTAATCAAGATAATATTTATGAAGTTCAGATTACAGCCCACGATAATTTTGGGGAACCGGCAACGACTACTCTGAGAGGTTTAACTGTCTCTGCACTGAATATACAAGTTACCAATGTTAACGAAACCCCAACAAATCTAACCCTTAGCAATACCAATATTAACGAAAATGTCGCCCCTCTGACTGTAATTGGAAACTTCAGCACGACGGATGTTGATGCGGGTAATACCTTCACCTATACTCTGATAAGTGGTGCGGGAGACACGGATAATAATCTCTTTACTATTAGTAGTAATCAACTGAAAATTAATGCTTCTCCCGATTTTGAAACTAAGAGTAGTTACAGCATCCTTGTCAAAACCACAGACCAAGGGGGGTTAAGTTATGAAAAACAATTAACTCTTAACGTCAATGATCTTAACGAACCCCCAACAAGTCTAACCCTTAGCAATAACAGTATTAACGAAAATGTTGATCTTCTGACTGTAATCGGAGATTTCAGCGCCACAGATCCTGATGCAGGTAACACATTATTTACCTATAGCCTGGTAAACGGTGCAGGAGACACGGATAATAATGTCTTTACCATTAGTAGCAATCAACTAAAAATTAATGCTTCTCCCGATTTTGAAACTAAGAATAGTTACAACATCCGTGTCCAAACCACAGACCAAGGAGGGTTAAGTTATGAAAAACAATTAACTATTGGTGTTAATAATGTTAACGAAACCCCAACAAATCTAATCCTTAGCAATACCAGTGTTAACGAAAATGTTGCCTCTCTGACTGTAGTCGGAGATTTCAGCACTACAGATGTTGATGCGGTTAATACCTTCAGTTATAGCCTGGTAGCTGGTGCAGGAGACACGGATAATAATGTCTTTACCATTAGTAGCAATCAACTGAAAATTAATGCTTCTCCCGATTTTGAAACTAAGAATAGTTACAACATCCGTGTCCAAACCACAGACCAAGGAGGGTTAAGTTATGAAAAACAATTAACTATTGGTGTTAATAATGTTAACGAAACCCCAACAAATCTCATCCTTAGTAATACCAGTGTTAACGAAAATGTTGCCTCTCTGACTGTAATCGGAGATTTCAGCACGACGGATGTTGATACGGGTAATACCTTCAGTTATAGCCTGGTAACTGGTGCAGGAGACACGGATAATAATGTCTTTACCATTAGTAGCAATCAACTGAAAATTAATGCTTCTCCCGATTTTGAAACTAAGAATAGTTACAATATTCGCGTCAAAACCACAGACCAAGGAGGGTTAAGTTATGAAAAACAATTAAATATTAACATCAATGATCTCAATGAAATTATTGGTAATCCTTCAATTAACAATGGACGTAACCCAATTGTAGGAACTGCTGTTTCTGACTACATTATAGGCGGTCCAGGGGCAAAAACCATTACCGGAGGTGCGGGTAATGATTTGTTCGTATTTACCGATCTTCGAGATGTAGGACAACGGATTACGGATTTTACTGTGGGAGCAGACAAAATTGTTCTTACTAAGTTACTCGGTAGTATCAATTATAATGGCACTAATCCTATTGCGGATAAATACATCAGATTTGTAAACGGAACAGGTAGTAATACTGGTAGTACCTTTCTGCAAATTGATCGGGATGGGATTTCAGGTAGTGCCATATTTAAGAACTTCCTTCAGGTTGATAACATCACTAGCACCCAGTTAAATAACGTTGGTAACTTTGTCTTTTAA
- a CDS encoding M48 family metallopeptidase: MSLLKTSLTGLKADSFRHPLDLEATKTLKQIPGLDMMVRNLLGPMAEQVFYVENIASSILVGEKQLPDLHKLLLEACQILDIDPPQLYVRQHPAPNAYTFAMRGKQPFVVIHTSLIEILTPEEIQAVIAHELGHLKCDHSVYLTPVNLLILAAAIVPNVGAVLAQAIQSQLLEWVRCAEFTCDRAALLATQNPKVVMSVLMKLAGGSPSLAPQLNLDAFVDQARAYDDISKTELGEMVKSARTAQLSHPVPVLRAREIDRWASSQEYQKLVQNQGINYQGESPSPGGWRNW; this comes from the coding sequence ATGTCCTTACTCAAAACCTCGCTTACAGGCTTAAAAGCAGATTCATTCCGTCATCCTCTGGACTTGGAAGCCACCAAAACCCTCAAACAAATTCCCGGTTTAGATATGATGGTGCGGAATTTGCTAGGTCCAATGGCTGAACAGGTTTTTTATGTGGAAAATATCGCTTCTAGTATTTTGGTGGGAGAAAAACAACTTCCTGATTTACACAAGTTACTATTGGAAGCTTGTCAAATTCTGGATATTGATCCACCTCAGTTATATGTGCGTCAACACCCAGCCCCCAACGCTTACACCTTTGCCATGCGAGGTAAGCAGCCTTTTGTGGTGATTCATACATCCTTGATTGAGATTCTTACACCTGAAGAAATACAGGCTGTAATTGCCCATGAATTAGGTCATCTCAAGTGTGATCATAGTGTGTATTTAACACCTGTGAATTTATTGATTTTAGCCGCTGCCATTGTCCCAAATGTCGGCGCTGTCTTGGCTCAAGCTATCCAGTCACAATTATTAGAATGGGTCCGCTGTGCTGAGTTTACCTGCGATCGCGCCGCTTTGTTAGCTACTCAAAACCCAAAAGTTGTCATGTCAGTATTAATGAAGTTAGCAGGTGGTTCTCCCAGTTTAGCGCCTCAACTCAATTTAGATGCCTTTGTAGACCAAGCTCGCGCCTATGATGACATTAGCAAAACTGAATTGGGGGAAATGGTCAAATCCGCCCGCACAGCCCAATTAAGCCATCCTGTCCCCGTACTACGAGCCAGGGAAATTGACCGTTGGGCAAGTAGTCAGGAGTACCAAAAGTTAGTGCAAAATCAGGGGATTAATTACCAAGGTGAATCTCCATCCCCAGGCGGATGGCGGAATTGGTAG